A part of Saimiri boliviensis isolate mSaiBol1 chromosome 11, mSaiBol1.pri, whole genome shotgun sequence genomic DNA contains:
- the LOC101044206 gene encoding chloride channel protein ClC-Kb — translation MEELVGLREGSSGDPVTLWELWGPCPRIRRGIRGGLEWLKQKLFRLGEDWYFLLALGVLMAMVSYAMDFAVRSVVRAHQWLYREIGDGHLLRYLSWTVYPVALVSFSSGFSQSITPSSGGSGIPELKTILSGVILEDYLDIKNFGAKVVGLSCTLACGSTVFLGKVGPFVHLSVMMAAYLGRVRTAISGEPENKSKQTEMLAAAAAVGVATVFAAPFSGVLFSIEVMSSHFSVWDYWRGFFAATCGAFMFRLLAVFNSEQETITSLFKTSFRVEVPFDLPEIFFFVALGGICGIVSCAYLFCQRVFLGFIKNNRFSSKLMVTSKPVYSALAALVLASITYPPGLGRFLGSRLSMQQHLDSLFDNHSWVLMTRNSSPPWPEELDPQHLWWEWYHPRFTIFGTLAFFLVMKFWMLILATTIPMPAGYFMPVFVFGAAIGRLFGETVSFIFPEGIVAGGVTNPIMPGGYALAGAAAFSGAVTHTISTALLAFEMTGQIVHSLPVLMAVLAANAIAQSCQPSFYDGTIIVKKLPYLPRILGRKIRSHCVRVEHFMNHSVTTLAKDMPLEEVVKVVTSTDTAEYPLVESTESQILVGIVRRPQLVQALQAEPLSWAPGEQRLQDILAGGCPTEPVTLKLSPETSLHEAHNLFELLNLQSLFVTSRGRAVGCVSWVEMKKAISNLTNPPAPQ, via the exons ATGGAGGAACTGGTGGGGCTGCGCGAGGGCTCCTCAGGGGACCCTGTAACTCTGTGGGAGCTATGGGGCCCATGTCCCCGCATCCGCCGAGGCATCCGCG GAGGCCTGGAGTGGCTGAAGCAGAAGCTGTTCCGCCTGGGCGAGGACTGGTACTTCCTGCTGGCCCTCGGGGTGCTCATGGCCATGGTCAGCTACGCCATGGACTTCGCTGTCAGGAGTGTGGTCCGAG CACACCAGTGGCTGTACCGGGAGATTGGGGACGGTCACCTGCTCCGGTATCTCTCCTGGACCGTGTACCCTGTGGCCCTCGTCTCTTTCTCCTCGGGCTTCTCCCAGAGCATCACGCCCTCCTCTGGAG GTTCTGGAATTCCAGAGCTGAAGACCATCTTGTCGGGTGTGATCCTGGAGGACTACCTGGATATTAAGAACTTTGGGGCCAAGGTGGTGGGCCTCTCCTGCACCCTGGCCTGTGGCAGCACTGTCTTCCTGGGCAAAGTG GGTCCCTTCGTGCACCTGTCTGTGATGATGGCGGCCTATCTGGGCCGTGTGCGCACAGCGATCAGCGGGGAGCCTGAG AACAAGAGCAAGCAAACCGAAATGCTGGCGGCCGCGGCGGCAGTGGGCGTGGCCACAGTCTTCGCAGCTCCGTTCAGCG GCGTCCTGTTCAGCATCGAGGTCATGTCTTCCCACTTCTCTGTCTGGGATTACTGGAGGGGCTTCTTTGCAGCCACCTGCGGGGCTTTCATGTTCCGACTCCTGGCGGTCTTCAACAGCGAGCAGG AGACCATCACCTCCCTCTTCAAGACCAGTTTTCGGGTGGAAGTCCCCTTCGACCTGCCAGAGATCTTCTTTTTTGTGGCACTGGG GGGTATCTGCGGCATCGTGAGCTGCGCTTACCTCTTCTGCCAGCGAGTCTTCCTTGGTTTCATCAAGAACAATCGGTTCAGCTCCAAGCTCATGGTCACTAG CAAGCCTGTGTACTCCGCCCTGGCCGCCCTGGTTCTCGCCTCCATCACCTACCCGCCTGGCCTGGGCCGCTTCCTGGGTTCTCGG ctgtCCATGCAGCAGCATCTGGACTCACTGTTCGACAACCACTCCTGGGTGCTGATGACCCGGAACTCCAGCCCACCCTGGCCTGAGGAGCTTGACCCCCAGCACCTGTGGTGGGAATGGTACCACCCGAGGTTCACCATCTTTGGGACCCTTGCCTTCTTCCTGGTTATGAAG ttctggatgctGATTCTGGCCACCACCATCCCCATGCCTGCCGGGTACTTCATGCCCGTCTTTGTCTTCG GAGCTGCCATCGGGCGCCTCTTTGGGGAGActgtctctttcatttttcctgagGGCATAGTGGCTGGAGGGGTCACCAATCCCATCATGCCCGGGGGGTATGCCCTGGCAG GGGCTGCAGCCTTCTCAGGGGCTGTGACCCACACCATCTCCACGGCGCTGCTGGCCTTTGAGATGACCGGCCAGATAGTGCATTCGTTGCCCGTGCTGATGGCAGTGCTGGCAGCCAATGCCATTGCACAGAGCTGCCAGCCCTCTTTCTACGATGGCACCATCATCGTCAAGAAGCTGCCATACCTGCCACGGATTCTGGGCCGCAAGATCCG CTCCCACTGTGTGAGGGTGGAACACTTCATGAACCACAGCGTCACCACGCTGGCCAAGGACATGCCGCTGGAGGAGGTGGTCAAGGTCGTGACCTCCACAGACACAGCCGAGTATCCCCTGGTGGAGAGCACAG AGTCCCAGATCCTGGTGGGCATCGTGCGAAGGCCCCAGCTGGTGCAGGCCCTCCAGGCTGAGCCTCTTTCCTGGGCTCCAGGAGAGCAG CGTCTCCAGGACATCTTGGCTGGGGGCTGCCCCACGGAACCAGTGACCCTGAAGCTGTCCCCAGAGACCTCCCTGCATGAG GCACACAACCTCTTTGAGCTGTTGAACCTTCAGTCCCTCTTTGTGACATCGCGGGGCAGAGCTGTGGGCTGCGTGTCCTGGGTAGAG